The following are from one region of the Phycisphaerales bacterium genome:
- a CDS encoding GC-type dockerin domain-anchored protein: MQDLGTLGGDESFPEAVSADGTVVVGIANIDASDTFHAFRWTEAGGMEDLGTLGGDFSFATAISADGSIVAGRAQNGSGSFRAYRWTAAQGMQDLGTLGGSFSRAEGISADGSTVIGQSRTAAGNDHAFRWGGDSDGDGLLDCWETDGMDVDGDSNVDLDLPAMGARVDRKDIFVEVDAMVDRAPTLAELQGVIDAFDQAPVPAPASGGSGGVTLHIMIDETNIRRVPYPAAFTDFDVTKAAHYGTVAERDSDNWANIKAARDKAFRYCIFADTYEGSDSSGLAEQPGNDFMVTLGNWPTVGGTADQKAGTFMHELGHTLGLDHGGGDGVHYKANYYSVMNYRWQTPHTNYASLWRLDYSREELPSLDETALDESTSLGATLPEYRSVQVPFTTQADTWKWADFKAGSTVDWDGDGMTPPMQPPVAADINRENPTIPAGTLSTLAGFNDWANLRYPLSGHPNFGDGRTATTIDDEFDLLEFASNEQIPPPPSRCRADLDGDGELTIFDFLEFQNLFDTGDPQADFDGDGELTLFDFLAFQNAFDAGCP; the protein is encoded by the coding sequence ATGCAGGACCTGGGCACGCTGGGGGGAGACGAGTCTTTTCCTGAAGCTGTCTCAGCTGACGGAACCGTGGTGGTCGGGATAGCCAACATTGACGCGTCGGACACGTTCCATGCTTTTCGATGGACGGAGGCCGGGGGCATGGAAGACCTCGGCACGCTGGGCGGAGACTTCTCGTTTGCTACAGCTATTTCTGCCGACGGGTCCATCGTGGCCGGCAGGGCGCAGAACGGGTCCGGTAGCTTTCGCGCTTATCGATGGACGGCAGCCCAAGGCATGCAGGACCTCGGCACGCTTGGGGGAAGCTTCTCGCGCGCTGAGGGTATCTCGGCCGATGGATCCACAGTGATCGGGCAATCGCGCACCGCTGCCGGCAATGACCACGCCTTTCGCTGGGGCGGCGATTCGGACGGCGACGGGCTGCTGGACTGCTGGGAGACCGACGGCATGGACGTCGACGGCGACAGCAACGTCGACCTCGACCTGCCCGCGATGGGCGCGCGGGTCGATCGCAAGGACATCTTCGTCGAGGTCGACGCGATGGTCGATCGGGCGCCCACCCTCGCCGAGCTGCAAGGGGTCATCGACGCGTTCGATCAGGCGCCCGTGCCCGCGCCGGCCAGCGGCGGATCGGGCGGGGTCACGCTGCACATCATGATCGATGAGACAAACATCCGACGCGTGCCCTACCCCGCCGCGTTCACCGACTTCGACGTGACCAAGGCGGCCCACTACGGCACGGTCGCCGAGCGTGATAGCGACAACTGGGCGAATATCAAGGCGGCGCGCGACAAGGCCTTCCGCTACTGCATCTTTGCCGACACGTACGAAGGCAGCGACAGCTCGGGCCTGGCCGAGCAGCCCGGTAACGACTTCATGGTGACGCTTGGCAATTGGCCCACGGTTGGCGGAACGGCCGACCAGAAGGCGGGCACCTTCATGCACGAGCTGGGCCACACGCTGGGGCTCGACCACGGCGGCGGCGACGGCGTGCACTACAAGGCCAACTACTACTCGGTCATGAACTACCGCTGGCAGACCCCGCATACGAACTACGCGTCCCTGTGGCGGCTCGATTACTCGCGCGAGGAGCTCCCATCGCTCGACGAGACCGCGCTGGACGAGTCGACGAGCCTGGGCGCGACGCTGCCCGAGTACCGGAGCGTGCAGGTCCCGTTCACGACGCAGGCCGACACCTGGAAGTGGGCGGACTTCAAGGCCGGGTCGACCGTCGATTGGGACGGCGACGGCATGACACCGCCCATGCAGCCGCCCGTTGCCGCAGACATCAACCGCGAGAACCCCACCATTCCCGCCGGCACGCTGTCGACCCTGGCGGGGTTCAACGATTGGGCCAACCTCCGCTACCCGCTCTCGGGGCACCCCAACTTCGGCGACGGCCGGACCGCGACGACCATCGACGACGAGTTCGATCTCCTGGAGTTCGCCTCCAACGAGCAGATCCCACCCCCACCGTCGCGGTGCCGCGCCGACCTCGATGGCGACGGCGAGCTGACCATCTTTGACTTCCTCGAGTTCCAGAACCTCTTCGACACCGGCGACCCCCAGGCCGACTTCGACGGCGACGGCGAGTTGACGCTCTTCGACTTCCTGGCCTTCCAGAACGCGTTTGACGCCGGCTGCCCGTAG
- a CDS encoding GC-type dockerin domain-anchored protein, whose amino-acid sequence MQHRTIHALVAIGGLTLAHATIAQTQPPTECGHWQPLVGGLAGGFPTAAGNRISEMVVFDAGDGPMLYVAGNFESIIDPVHGEVRAVGFARLNGGRWEPLPGLDAPGLEPDGRGITLEVWDDGTGEALYVGGQFTRLAGIETGAVARWDGRTWSGLGEGLNFKAIDLHPHRFDDGEMLVAGGEFVGPGTTEFIAGVQRWDGSAWLPVGDNAPSDGAVLKLASYAGELFASGTYIRLGEELGGGIARFDGDAWSVPAGPGQEVRSQEFWPLEVAEWEGRSVLLAGGRFAILQDDNIIAGHLAQWDGTRWSAIIDDDRRIFQVLDVTVFDDGRGGSLFVAGNRITDSSGVGVVRDGVLRPMQPGIRDSGWDLFVFDDGSGPALLLGGAFRSFSGGPSYLVRWQPGERCNLDLTGDCLADVYDFLELQNLFAAGDPAADIDGDGALTIFDLLAYQTAFEAGCP is encoded by the coding sequence ATGCAGCATCGCACGATCCACGCCCTGGTCGCCATCGGCGGCCTCACCCTCGCGCACGCGACGATCGCCCAGACCCAGCCCCCAACCGAGTGCGGCCACTGGCAGCCGCTGGTGGGCGGCCTGGCCGGCGGCTTCCCCACCGCCGCGGGCAACCGCATCAGCGAGATGGTCGTCTTCGACGCGGGCGATGGGCCGATGCTCTACGTCGCGGGCAACTTCGAGTCGATCATCGACCCCGTGCACGGCGAGGTCCGGGCGGTGGGGTTCGCCCGGCTCAACGGCGGCCGCTGGGAGCCGCTGCCGGGGCTGGATGCGCCGGGGCTCGAGCCCGACGGCCGGGGCATCACGCTGGAGGTGTGGGACGACGGCACGGGCGAGGCGCTCTACGTTGGCGGGCAGTTCACGCGGCTTGCCGGCATTGAGACCGGGGCCGTCGCGCGTTGGGATGGGCGTACATGGTCGGGGTTAGGCGAGGGATTGAACTTCAAGGCCATCGACCTGCACCCCCACCGCTTCGACGACGGCGAGATGCTCGTCGCGGGCGGCGAGTTCGTCGGCCCGGGCACGACGGAGTTCATCGCGGGCGTGCAGCGCTGGGATGGCTCGGCGTGGTTGCCCGTGGGCGACAACGCGCCGAGCGACGGCGCGGTGTTGAAGCTCGCGTCGTACGCGGGAGAGTTGTTCGCCTCGGGGACGTACATCCGGCTGGGTGAGGAACTCGGCGGCGGCATCGCCCGCTTCGATGGCGATGCGTGGTCGGTGCCGGCCGGGCCGGGGCAGGAGGTGCGCAGCCAGGAGTTCTGGCCGCTGGAGGTGGCCGAGTGGGAGGGGCGCAGCGTGCTGCTGGCCGGCGGGCGCTTCGCGATCTTGCAGGACGACAACATCATCGCCGGGCATCTCGCCCAGTGGGACGGCACGCGCTGGAGCGCCATCATCGACGACGACCGGCGGATCTTCCAGGTGCTCGACGTCACGGTCTTCGACGATGGACGCGGCGGATCGCTGTTCGTCGCGGGCAACAGGATCACGGACAGCTCGGGCGTCGGTGTGGTTCGCGATGGCGTGCTGCGTCCGATGCAGCCGGGCATCCGTGACTCGGGATGGGACCTCTTCGTGTTCGACGACGGCTCGGGCCCGGCCCTGCTGCTCGGCGGCGCATTCCGCAGCTTCTCGGGCGGGCCGAGCTATCTTGTCCGCTGGCAACCGGGCGAGCGCTGCAACCTGGACCTGACCGGCGACTGCCTCGCCGACGTCTACGACTTCCTGGAGCTGCAGAACCTGTTCGCCGCGGGCGACCCGGCCGCCGACATCGATGGCGACGGCGCGCTGACGATCTTCGATCTCCTGGCCTACCAGACGGCCTTCGAGGCGGGTTGCCCGTAG
- a CDS encoding ligase-associated DNA damage response exonuclease: MAGRTPPPLVSAAPGGLAIDVGGREPLAMIDPWRPAKLAIITHAHADHAFRGSETYLCSAPGAGVLRTRMGKDAVIEGHAYGEPFRVEGEGGAVEVTFFPAGHVLGSAQVRVRVVESKQPADERTWVVTGDCNFTSRAEDPNPTCARFQPVACDVLLIESTFGLPIYRWPDPREEFEKLNDWWKSNAANGRTSIVMAYGLGKAQRVLAGLDPSIGPIGVHGAIETLLPDYKNEGVELPEVVHTTQKARKGLRGVAMIIAPPGILGSPWLRSFGSTRTSMASGFMLVRGRRRWRSFDHGCVISDHADWPGLLGIVEASGAKSVGVTHGASEPLARYLAETRGLDTFVVPTRYRGEAEEETASNDAGEGE, translated from the coding sequence ATGGCCGGCCGCACACCCCCACCGCTCGTCAGCGCCGCCCCCGGCGGGCTGGCGATCGACGTGGGCGGGCGCGAGCCGCTGGCCATGATCGACCCGTGGCGTCCCGCCAAGCTGGCGATCATCACGCACGCGCACGCGGACCACGCGTTCCGGGGGAGCGAGACGTACCTGTGCTCGGCGCCCGGCGCGGGCGTGCTGCGGACGCGGATGGGCAAGGACGCGGTGATCGAGGGGCACGCGTATGGCGAGCCGTTCCGGGTCGAGGGCGAGGGCGGCGCGGTCGAGGTCACGTTCTTCCCAGCCGGGCACGTGCTGGGGTCGGCCCAGGTCCGTGTGCGTGTTGTCGAGAGCAAACAACCGGCGGACGAGCGGACGTGGGTGGTGACGGGCGATTGCAACTTCACTTCTCGCGCTGAAGACCCCAACCCAACGTGCGCCCGCTTCCAGCCCGTGGCGTGCGACGTGCTGCTGATCGAGAGCACGTTTGGCCTGCCGATCTATCGGTGGCCAGACCCGCGCGAGGAGTTCGAGAAGCTGAACGACTGGTGGAAGTCCAACGCCGCGAACGGGCGGACGAGCATCGTGATGGCGTATGGCCTTGGAAAAGCGCAGCGGGTGCTGGCGGGGCTGGACCCCTCCATCGGGCCCATCGGCGTGCACGGGGCGATCGAGACGCTGCTGCCCGATTACAAGAACGAGGGCGTCGAGTTGCCCGAGGTGGTGCACACGACGCAGAAGGCGCGCAAGGGCCTGCGTGGCGTGGCCATGATCATCGCGCCGCCGGGCATCCTGGGCTCGCCCTGGCTACGGAGCTTCGGCTCGACGCGGACGAGCATGGCCAGCGGGTTCATGCTGGTGCGCGGGCGGCGGCGGTGGCGGTCGTTCGACCACGGCTGCGTCATCAGCGACCATGCGGACTGGCCGGGGCTCCTCGGCATCGTGGAGGCGAGCGGGGCGAAGTCGGTCGGCGTCACGCACGGCGCCAGCGAGCCGCTGGCACGCTATCTAGCCGAGACGCGGGGGCTGGATACCTTCGTCGTGCCGACGCGGTATCGGGGGGAGGCCGAGGAAGAAACGGCCAGCAACGACGCGGGCGAGGGCGAGTAG
- a CDS encoding ATP-dependent DNA ligase produces the protein MRAFTELYDAIDATTATSEKLAAMAGYFKSASPSDAAIAAYFLSGQRVLRAVPTKLLYELTLEVTGLPGWLVDASYASVGDFSETIALLLPEPGKGTDASLTEVYERSIVPLATSDDAARRAIILAAWKEMNARQRYVYQKLIRGGLRVGVQKKMVVRAIAMAHDLEPAIVAARVSGRMDPTAEWYEMVTSEDAGEDIARPLPFYLAHQLDDPPGEVLGDRGEWLAEWKYDGIRAQLIVPHEGPPMLWSRGEEDVGEQFPEILAAARSLPGGTVLDGEILGWEGDRPAPFAFLQTRLNRKAKTAGQLPMFDDRRIVLRAFDVLRFEGRDVRGATLRERRNILEYLDLPAPTIDATAPVDEPTWESLAELREQSRERRVEGLMLKHLDGSYGIGRTKPEGGTGWWKWKIGPMTLDAVLVMAQHGSGRRAGLYTDYTFALWHEGELVNFAKAYSGLTNEEIERVDNWIRRNTVRRAGPVREVRPELVFELGFEGVQPSTRHKSGLAVRFPRILKWREDKKAEEADGLEALRLLAEF, from the coding sequence GTGCGCGCCTTCACCGAGCTCTACGACGCGATCGACGCGACGACCGCGACCAGTGAGAAGCTGGCGGCGATGGCGGGATACTTCAAGAGCGCGAGCCCGAGCGACGCGGCCATCGCGGCGTACTTCTTGAGCGGCCAGCGTGTGCTGCGGGCCGTGCCGACGAAGCTGCTGTACGAGCTGACCCTGGAAGTCACCGGGCTGCCCGGCTGGCTGGTGGACGCGAGCTATGCGTCGGTGGGCGACTTCAGCGAGACCATCGCGCTGCTGCTGCCCGAACCGGGCAAGGGGACGGACGCGTCGCTGACCGAGGTCTACGAGCGCTCGATCGTGCCGCTGGCCACCAGCGACGATGCGGCGCGCCGGGCGATCATCCTCGCCGCGTGGAAGGAAATGAACGCCCGGCAGCGCTACGTGTACCAGAAGCTCATCCGCGGCGGACTGCGTGTTGGCGTGCAGAAGAAGATGGTCGTGCGCGCCATCGCGATGGCGCACGATCTTGAGCCGGCGATCGTCGCGGCGAGGGTCAGCGGGCGGATGGACCCGACGGCCGAGTGGTACGAAATGGTCACGAGCGAGGACGCCGGCGAGGACATCGCAAGGCCGCTGCCGTTCTACCTGGCCCACCAGCTCGATGATCCGCCAGGCGAAGTCCTGGGCGACCGCGGCGAGTGGCTGGCCGAGTGGAAGTACGATGGCATCCGGGCCCAGTTGATTGTTCCACATGAAGGCCCGCCCATGCTCTGGTCACGCGGCGAGGAGGACGTGGGCGAGCAGTTCCCCGAGATATTGGCGGCCGCGCGTTCGCTCCCGGGCGGCACGGTGCTCGACGGCGAGATCCTGGGCTGGGAGGGCGACCGGCCGGCGCCGTTCGCGTTCCTGCAGACTCGCCTGAACCGCAAAGCGAAGACCGCCGGGCAGCTCCCGATGTTCGACGATCGCCGCATCGTGCTGCGCGCGTTCGATGTTTTGCGCTTCGAAGGCAGGGACGTGCGCGGCGCGACGCTGCGCGAGCGGCGGAACATCCTCGAGTACCTCGACCTGCCCGCCCCGACCATCGACGCGACCGCGCCGGTGGACGAGCCGACCTGGGAATCGCTCGCAGAGCTGCGCGAGCAGAGCCGCGAGCGAAGGGTCGAGGGGCTGATGCTCAAGCACCTGGACGGCTCCTACGGCATCGGCCGCACCAAGCCCGAGGGCGGCACCGGCTGGTGGAAGTGGAAGATCGGGCCCATGACCCTCGACGCCGTGCTCGTGATGGCCCAGCACGGCAGCGGACGAAGGGCGGGCCTGTACACCGACTACACGTTCGCGCTCTGGCACGAAGGGGAACTGGTGAACTTCGCCAAGGCGTACAGCGGGCTGACGAACGAGGAGATCGAACGTGTTGACAATTGGATCCGCCGCAACACGGTGCGGCGGGCCGGGCCGGTGCGCGAGGTCAGGCCCGAGCTGGTCTTCGAGCTTGGCTTCGAGGGCGTGCAGCCCTCGACCAGGCACAAGAGCGGGCTGGCGGTGCGGTTCCCGAGGATCCTGAAGTGGCGGGAGGATAAAAAGGCGGAAGAGGCGGACGGGCTGGAGGCGCTCAGGTTGCTGGCGGAGTTTTAG
- a CDS encoding cyclodeaminase/cyclohydrolase family protein codes for MANTPARATGTTHASIGSQPLGDLLSAIAAKSPAPGGGAVAGAAGALAAALAGMVIAFSRGKKSLAQHAPAHEMLADRCAGASCKLLELADADAAAYAELNALQRLDEGDPARGEHLASAAQRCVEIPLDVQRVCIGLLEGFEELAPIANEWLLSDLKIATILAEAAVRASDCNVEVNAPTLGSAVSPEAERDAQSTSLQAIERAKNLLRSIEAQIDD; via the coding sequence ATGGCCAACACACCTGCTCGCGCGACCGGTACCACCCATGCCAGCATCGGTTCTCAGCCGCTGGGCGATCTCCTCTCGGCCATCGCGGCCAAGAGTCCGGCGCCCGGCGGGGGCGCGGTCGCCGGGGCCGCGGGGGCGCTGGCGGCGGCGCTGGCGGGCATGGTCATCGCCTTCAGCCGGGGCAAGAAGAGCCTGGCCCAGCACGCGCCGGCCCACGAGATGCTCGCCGATCGGTGCGCGGGCGCAAGCTGCAAGCTGCTGGAACTCGCTGATGCCGATGCCGCTGCCTACGCGGAGTTGAACGCGCTGCAGCGACTTGATGAGGGTGATCCGGCGCGGGGGGAGCACCTGGCCTCGGCCGCGCAGCGGTGCGTCGAGATTCCCCTCGACGTTCAGCGCGTGTGCATCGGATTGCTCGAGGGCTTCGAGGAACTGGCGCCCATCGCCAACGAGTGGTTGCTCAGCGACCTGAAGATCGCCACCATCCTGGCCGAAGCTGCCGTACGAGCGAGCGATTGCAACGTCGAGGTGAACGCGCCCACGCTGGGTAGCGCCGTGTCGCCCGAGGCCGAGCGCGATGCGCAGTCGACCAGCTTGCAGGCCATCGAGCGTGCGAAGAACCTGCTTCGATCGATCGAGGCCCAGATCGACGATTAG
- a CDS encoding TIGR01777 family oxidoreductase, whose amino-acid sequence MSTFHATSDMPCDVHALYQWHARPGALERLTPPWQRVHVAERRRGQDHPRIGNGAIARLMIGIGPLSMPWVAEHFDHDPPHGFSDRQLSGPFGRWVHRHAFIDAGDGSSRLDDRIEYDAPGGFLGSTVLGGKLAADLDRLFWFRHARTRQDLARHARSDGPLTVAIAGSSGMIGSALAAFLSTGGHHVVRLVRGRAVPDPVDGIEQRHWDPAAHEISPYTLAGVDAVVNLCGENIASGRWTDKRKTQLERSRIGPTSLLARAIASLPAADRPAVLVNASGVHAYGDRGDQPLDESSGWGDGFLPGLVRKWEAATRPAESAGVRVVHARFGMVLGAYGGALKALLTPTRLGLGGPIGSGRQWWPWIGLDDAVGAVHHAIASADVSGALNICAPNAATANDVTSAVAEAARRPAILGLPAGAARTLLGEEMAADMLLASTRAEPTRLGEHGFRWMHPTLADAIGWELGCRRLMDQTRGAAQPRVAANAQETA is encoded by the coding sequence ATGAGCACCTTCCACGCAACATCCGACATGCCCTGCGATGTTCACGCGCTGTACCAGTGGCACGCCCGCCCCGGTGCACTCGAGCGGCTGACCCCGCCCTGGCAACGCGTGCACGTGGCCGAGCGGCGACGCGGCCAGGACCACCCGCGCATCGGCAACGGGGCCATCGCTCGGTTGATGATCGGTATCGGCCCGCTGAGCATGCCCTGGGTGGCCGAACACTTCGACCACGACCCACCGCACGGCTTCAGCGATCGGCAACTGAGCGGGCCGTTCGGGCGATGGGTGCACCGCCACGCGTTCATCGATGCGGGCGATGGCTCGAGCCGGTTGGACGATCGCATCGAGTACGACGCCCCCGGTGGGTTCCTTGGATCGACGGTGCTCGGCGGCAAGCTCGCCGCCGACCTCGACCGGCTGTTTTGGTTCCGCCATGCTCGCACGCGCCAGGACCTGGCGCGGCACGCGCGATCGGACGGACCGTTGACCGTGGCGATCGCGGGTTCCTCGGGCATGATCGGGTCGGCGCTCGCCGCGTTCCTTTCCACCGGCGGCCACCACGTCGTTCGCCTCGTGCGGGGCCGAGCGGTTCCGGACCCGGTCGACGGCATCGAACAGCGGCACTGGGACCCAGCGGCGCACGAGATCTCGCCCTACACGCTGGCGGGCGTCGACGCGGTGGTCAACCTGTGCGGCGAGAACATCGCCAGCGGCCGGTGGACGGACAAGCGCAAGACCCAACTGGAGCGAAGCCGGATCGGGCCGACCTCGCTGCTGGCACGAGCCATCGCCTCGCTTCCCGCGGCCGATCGGCCGGCGGTGCTGGTGAACGCCTCGGGCGTGCACGCCTACGGCGATCGCGGCGACCAGCCGCTGGACGAGTCCAGCGGCTGGGGCGACGGATTCCTCCCGGGGCTGGTCCGCAAGTGGGAAGCGGCCACCAGGCCGGCCGAATCGGCGGGCGTTCGCGTCGTGCACGCGCGGTTCGGCATGGTGCTCGGGGCGTACGGCGGGGCGCTCAAGGCGCTCCTGACGCCAACGCGGCTGGGCCTTGGCGGGCCCATCGGCAGCGGCCGGCAATGGTGGCCCTGGATCGGCCTGGACGACGCGGTGGGCGCCGTGCACCACGCGATCGCCTCGGCGGACGTCAGCGGCGCCCTGAACATCTGCGCGCCCAACGCCGCGACGGCCAACGACGTGACCAGCGCCGTGGCCGAAGCGGCCCGCCGCCCGGCCATCCTCGGCCTGCCGGCGGGCGCGGCGCGGACGCTGCTGGGCGAAGAGATGGCCGCCGACATGCTGCTGGCGTCGACCCGGGCCGAACCCACGCGGCTGGGCGAGCATGGATTCCGATGGATGCACCCGACGCTTGCCGACGCCATCGGGTGGGAGCTGGGCTGCCGGCGGCTGATGGATCAAACGCGCGGCGCGGCGCAGCCCCGCGTGGCGGCCAACGCACAGGAGACGGCATGA
- a CDS encoding SDR family oxidoreductase, which translates to MSEEQTTNHTDRAYLLIGGAGGIGAQLARQLTAAGARLTIAGRNADKAKALADELGVHALESLDARDHEAVDAAVKAAAEHHGRLDGAVNLPGSITLKPAHLTSPDELEQAIEVNLYTAFNLVRSASQAMRKGGGSIVLMSSAAATSGLPNHEAIAAAKAAVIGLARSAAATYASNGLRVNAVAPGMVRTPLSEPILESNVAEKASMAMHPLGRLGQPQDVARGIAWLLDANQSWVSGTVLEIDGGLGNLRGRVKV; encoded by the coding sequence ATGAGCGAGGAACAAACAACCAACCACACGGACCGCGCATACCTGCTCATCGGCGGCGCCGGCGGCATCGGCGCCCAGCTGGCCCGCCAGCTCACTGCCGCGGGGGCCAGGCTCACCATCGCCGGGCGCAACGCCGACAAGGCCAAGGCCCTGGCCGACGAGTTGGGCGTCCACGCGCTCGAGTCGCTGGACGCCCGCGACCACGAGGCGGTCGACGCGGCGGTGAAGGCCGCCGCCGAGCACCACGGCAGGCTCGACGGGGCGGTCAACCTCCCCGGCTCGATCACGCTCAAGCCCGCCCACCTGACCAGCCCGGACGAACTGGAGCAGGCCATCGAGGTGAACCTCTACACGGCCTTCAACCTCGTCCGGTCGGCCAGCCAGGCGATGCGAAAGGGCGGCGGCTCGATCGTGCTGATGTCCTCGGCGGCGGCCACCAGCGGCCTTCCCAACCACGAGGCGATCGCCGCGGCCAAGGCGGCGGTCATCGGGCTGGCGCGCTCGGCGGCGGCCACCTACGCGTCCAACGGCCTGCGCGTCAACGCCGTCGCCCCGGGCATGGTCCGCACCCCGCTGAGCGAGCCGATCCTCGAGAGCAACGTGGCCGAGAAGGCCTCGATGGCCATGCACCCCCTGGGCCGGCTGGGCCAGCCCCAGGACGTCGCCCGCGGCATCGCCTGGCTCCTGGACGCCAACCAGTCGTGGGTCAGCGGGACCGTGCTGGAGATCGACGGCGGCCTGGGCAACCTGCGCGGCCGCGTCAAGGTGTAG
- the ilvE gene encoding branched-chain-amino-acid transaminase, which translates to MTQMRTEPKPNPTAPGAVHGGPDAGDRPMVYVNGQIVPKSQAKVSVFDHGLLYGDGVFEGIRVYNGKIFMLGQHMDRLWASAEMIYLDIGISREEMIDIQRKCVEANGIVNGYIRLLVTRGEGTLGLNPYQCPRAGIVCIADQIRLYPESMYEAGMRVVVAHRPRIPVKSLDPRIKSLNYLNNILAKCEAIHLTRDLNITNEQDKLLEVIMLNPEGKVAEGSGDNIFVIKDGTITTPPVEDGCLSGITRRFVIDRLAPACGMKVTTGHVSLEDIFGADEVFMTGSAAEIIAVREVLEHDGTGGVTATHPISEGEGPITNTLRTKFREIVTSDDVPED; encoded by the coding sequence ATGACCCAGATGCGAACCGAGCCCAAGCCGAACCCCACGGCGCCCGGCGCCGTCCACGGCGGCCCCGATGCGGGCGATCGCCCCATGGTCTACGTCAACGGCCAGATCGTGCCCAAGAGCCAGGCCAAGGTCAGCGTCTTCGACCACGGGCTGCTCTACGGCGACGGCGTCTTCGAGGGCATCCGCGTCTACAACGGAAAGATCTTCATGCTCGGCCAGCACATGGACCGCCTGTGGGCCAGCGCCGAGATGATCTACCTGGACATCGGCATCTCTCGCGAAGAGATGATCGACATCCAGCGCAAGTGCGTCGAGGCCAACGGCATCGTCAACGGCTACATCCGCCTGCTGGTCACCCGCGGCGAGGGCACGCTGGGGCTCAATCCGTACCAGTGCCCAAGAGCGGGCATCGTGTGCATCGCCGACCAGATCCGCCTGTACCCCGAGTCGATGTACGAGGCGGGCATGCGCGTGGTCGTGGCCCACCGGCCGCGCATCCCCGTCAAGAGCCTGGACCCGCGCATCAAGAGCCTGAACTACCTGAATAACATTCTGGCCAAGTGCGAGGCCATCCACCTCACGCGCGACCTCAACATTACCAACGAGCAGGACAAGTTGCTCGAGGTGATCATGCTCAACCCCGAGGGCAAAGTGGCCGAGGGCTCGGGCGACAACATCTTCGTCATCAAGGATGGAACCATCACCACGCCGCCGGTCGAGGACGGCTGCCTGAGCGGCATCACCCGCCGCTTCGTCATCGACCGCCTCGCCCCGGCCTGCGGCATGAAGGTCACCACTGGGCACGTGAGCCTCGAGGACATCTTCGGGGCCGACGAGGTCTTCATGACCGGCTCGGCCGCCGAGATCATCGCCGTCCGCGAGGTCCTCGAGCACGACGGCACCGGCGGCGTGACCGCGACCCATCCGATCAGCGAGGGCGAGGGCCCCATCACGAACACGCTCCGCACCAAGTTCCGCGAGATCGTGACCAGCGATGACGTGCCCGAGGATTGA
- the rpsD gene encoding 30S ribosomal protein S4, with protein MANYTGPKVRLSRRVGVPIEAVEKHTSNERVRQPPGIHGFRGRRPRDYGIRLTEKQKLRFHYNVGEKQFRRFVKEAKRLPGNSGDMLLVLLETRLDNVVRRMGIARTIWSARQIVAHGHILVNGRKTDRPSFHVKPGMEISVKEKTHKLCRENMESIPGHEVPGWISFNPSELKAKIVAAPKADEVPFRVNTNLVIEFYRF; from the coding sequence ATGGCCAACTACACCGGGCCCAAGGTCCGCCTCAGCCGCCGCGTGGGCGTTCCCATCGAAGCGGTCGAGAAGCACACCAGCAACGAGCGCGTCCGCCAGCCCCCGGGCATCCACGGCTTCCGCGGCCGCCGCCCGCGCGACTACGGCATCCGCCTGACCGAGAAGCAGAAGCTCCGCTTCCACTACAACGTGGGCGAGAAGCAGTTCCGCCGCTTCGTGAAGGAAGCCAAGCGACTCCCCGGTAACAGCGGCGACATGCTGCTGGTGCTGCTGGAGACCCGCCTGGACAACGTCGTCCGCCGCATGGGCATCGCCCGCACCATCTGGTCGGCCCGGCAGATCGTCGCCCACGGGCACATCCTGGTGAACGGTCGCAAGACCGACCGGCCCAGCTTCCACGTCAAGCCGGGCATGGAGATCTCCGTCAAGGAGAAGACCCACAAGCTCTGCCGCGAGAACATGGAGAGCATCCCCGGGCACGAAGTCCCCGGCTGGATCAGCTTCAACCCCAGCGAGCTGAAGGCCAAGATCGTCGCGGCGCCCAAGGCCGACGAGGTCCCCTTCCGCGTCAACACGAACCTGGTTATCGAGTTCTATCGCTTCTGA